A single genomic interval of Antechinus flavipes isolate AdamAnt ecotype Samford, QLD, Australia chromosome 1, AdamAnt_v2, whole genome shotgun sequence harbors:
- the RAN gene encoding GTP-binding nuclear protein Ran, protein MAAQGEPQVQFKLVLVGDGGTGKTTFVKRHLTGEFEKKYVATLGVEVHPLVFHTNRGPIKFNVWDTAGQEKFGGLRDGYYIQAQCAIIMFDVTSRVTYKNVPNWHRDLVRVCENIPIVLCGNKVDIKDRKVKAKSIVFHRKKNLQYYDISAKSNYNFEKPFLWLARKLIGDPNLEFVAMPALAPPEVVMDPALAAQYEQDLQIAQTTALPDEDDDL, encoded by the exons ATGGCCGCCCAAGGAGAACCCCAAGTGCAGTTCAAA CTTGTATTAGTTGGTGATGGAGGTACTGGAAAAACCACATTTGTAAAACGTCACTTGACTGGTGAATTTGAGAAGAagtatgtag CCACCTTGGGTGTTGAAGTCCATCCTCTCGTGTTCCATACTAACAGAGGTCCTATTAAATTCAACGTATGGGATACAGCTGGCCAAGAGAAATTTGGTGGTCTGAGAGATGGTTATTACATCCAAG cTCAGTGTGCCATTATAATGTTTGATGTAACATCAAGAGTTACTTACAAGAATGTACCTAACTGGCATAGAGATCTGGTACGAGTATGTGAAAATATCCCTATAGTGTTGTGTGGCAACAAAGTGGATATTAAGGACAGAAAAGTCAAGGCGAAATCAATTGTCTTCCACAGGAAGAAGAATCTCCAG TACTATGACATTTCAGCCAAAAGTAACTACAACTTTGAGAAGCCCTTCCTTTGGCTTGCTAGAAAACTTATTGGAGACCCTAATTTGGAGTTTGTTGCCATGCCTGCTCTTGCACCTCCAGAGGTTGTCATGGACCCAGCACTGGCAGCACAGTATGAGCAGGACTTACAG ATTGCTCAGACAACTGCGCTCCCTGATGAAGATGATGACCTGTAA